The genomic window CTTGACAGCAAGTGTAAGCAAAGCTGAATTGCGTAAAGGCATGGAATTGGGCGCAGATGATTATTTGACAAAGCCAACCACTATAGGAGAATTGTTAAAAGCGATCGCGACTCGATTGGAAAAGCGGGCTTGTTTGCGATCGTGGTACGCCAATACTTCGGCTCAAAAGCCAGTAACAGAAAAGGTAAACCCGTCAATTTTTCCCTCAGCGCCCGAACTACAGGAAGTGTTTAAATTTATTGAAGCAAACTACCATCAGCCGATTACTTTATGCGATGTTGCTCAAGCTGTTGGTTATTCCCCAGCATACTTAACTAACCGAGTAGGGAGCCAAACAGGACAGACAGTAAATCGGTGGATTGTCGAGCGCCGCATGGTAGCAGCGCGTTCTTTACTCCAAAATACCGACCAATCAGTAGAACAAGTTGCTAACGCTTTGGGTTATCAAAACACTTGTCATTTTTCTCGCCAGTTTCGTCAGCATCACGGCGCACCACCCCAAGCTTGGCGCAAAGTCCAGCAAAAGCCTTCTGTACCAGTGTTGAGCATGGTTTAAGTAGTTATGGTCGCAATTATCCAACTGCTAGGGCTGTAGTCTGTCTGTATTGACTTTTTCCGGCACTATCCAAGTCTATTAGGCATTTTCCCTAAACCTCGTCTCCAAAGGTACACATTCTTTGGTACGACAGCGTTTGGGGAAATAGTTATTGCTACTACTATTCTTAATTAACTTAGTGTTGAAGTCCTCAATTTAACTTTTTTAACGTTTTTCACTAACTTAGCAACATAAGTTCAATATATGTGTTAGCTTCTTATAGAAGATTACATTCGGTTGTGCAGTTTATTTTTATCTATAATGATAAGTCTCTCTCCGAATCTAACTCTCATCAACCTATGATTCTAGAGACCTCTTATGTCAATTTACGTCGGTAATCTATCCTATGAAGTAGGACAAGATGACCTCAAACAAGTTTTCGCTGAATACGGAACTGTCAATCGCGTTCAAGTTCCCACAGATCGGGAAACTGGTAGAGCGCGAGGCTTCGCTTTTGTAGAGATGGGTACAGAAGCAGAAGAAACAGCAGCAATCGAAGCTCTAGACGGCGCTGAATGGATGGGTCGGGCATTAAAAGTCAATAAAGCCAAACCCAAAGAAGATAGAGGCGGTTCGTCTGGTGGTAGACAAGGTAACAATAGCGGTGGATACTCTCGCCGCTACTAAAAATTGCTTGAGTTAAATTAATGTACTTCGATTCCGACAGGAACTAGGACATTAATTTAACCCCATCACAGCTACAAATAATATCTGTGATGGGTTATATCTCACTCAAACAATTATTTTTAAAGAGCAGACTCCTAGTCTGCTCTTTGCGTTTGTACCCTTGCTTAAGCAAGTGCTACCAGCTTTGCACTTAGCTCCCACAAACGCTTAGATTTGAGATCGTCGCTAGCTTCGTTAGAGACTTCTTGCACAAACGATTGGCGATCCTTTTGCTGGCGATTCCCCCAACTCCAATAGACACCCGATTGATTGTATTGAGGTTGTGCCACGACGGCGGCTACTCTTTCCCCAGCTAGTTCCTCCGACACAAATCCACCAGTAATATTTTTTTGAAAAAGTGGGAAAAGTTTTTGAAATAAAGGATAGTGGTGGCGGAAAAGTCCTGTAGTTGCAACACAACCAGGATAAACACAACTAAAAATAATACCTGTAGATTCGTGATAGCGCCGATGCAATTCACGCATAGTCAAAACATTACAGAGTTTGCTATCTTTGTAAGCTTTACCCGGTTTGAACTTTTTGCCGTCAATCATCGCAATGGGATCTGTAAATCCTGCCTCAAAACCTTGAAGCGCTCCTAAGTCGGGAGGTGCAGGGATGGGTATTTTGCCACCTAATTCTTTGGGGTTAGCCGTGACTGTGCCTAAAATGATTAGTCTTGGTGCGAAAGAATCTGAAGAATTTTTGAGATCCTCAAGCAGAAGGTTACATAACAAAAAGTGTCCTAGGTGGTTAGTAGCAACACTCAATTCGTAGCCGTCAACGCTCCGCAAGGGTTCTTTTAGTAAAGGTAGGTAAACCGCAGCATTGCACACCAAAGCGTCTATGGCTTTACCGCTTTCTCTTAGGTTTTGGACAAACTGACGCACGCTTTCTAAATTAGCCAAGTCAAGTAGCATCACCGTGTAATTGTCTTGGGGCATTCCTAATGCTTGGGCGGCATCTTGGGCTTTGGTTAAGTCTCTACAAGCCATCACTACATCCCATGTTCCCATTTGAGCAAGAGCTTTGGCTGCTTGCAAGCCAACACCTGAAGACGCACCAGTAATAACAACTGTTGACTTTCGATCTTGTTCCATTGTGTTTAAAGTTTATTGACTGCCGTTGATTGTCTAATGGACGCTCGAAAAACGCACAGTCTCTATATTACCTACAATTAGCTAGTCTCCCCAGTAAATATATTTATTTTTACGCTCGAAAAGTAGGGGCAACGTAAATAAACACGAAGTAGATATTTTTAAGCTAATAAGTATTTCGGCAAGCAAATTATAATAAATACATCGATCGCCAGATTAAGGATTTTCTTGGGCTTGGAGTTGTTCTAAAGCGTAACGCGCGATCGCCAAACTAAACTTTGCTTGCTGAATTTCTGATAAATTTGCCCATTGTTCGGGTGTAATCTCTAGCGGCATAGTTCCATTGCTGGGATTGCTACGCATAGCATAAGCATAGGGACGAGCAAGGACTAGCAAATCTTCCTCTAAACAATTGGGTACTAACTCTTTTACACACTGTACCAGTTGTGCGCCTAGGGATTTTTGGTTGTTAATTACTTGACTTGCTTGCCGAGAGATTGCTTCTAACCACTTTTGCGGCACGTGGGCGGCAAATTGTGCAGATAACTTAGTTTGCAAATCTTGTTTTGGTGTATTTGCCAGCCAAAGCCCGTCTAGTTGACTTAAAAAGTTAGGTGCTTTGGCGATTAACTCTTGTTCTAGTTCATTGCTTATTGCTAATTGT from Synechocystis sp. PCC 7509 includes these protein-coding regions:
- a CDS encoding RNA recognition motif domain-containing protein; translation: MSIYVGNLSYEVGQDDLKQVFAEYGTVNRVQVPTDRETGRARGFAFVEMGTEAEETAAIEALDGAEWMGRALKVNKAKPKEDRGGSSGGRQGNNSGGYSRRY
- a CDS encoding protochlorophyllide reductase produces the protein MEQDRKSTVVITGASSGVGLQAAKALAQMGTWDVVMACRDLTKAQDAAQALGMPQDNYTVMLLDLANLESVRQFVQNLRESGKAIDALVCNAAVYLPLLKEPLRSVDGYELSVATNHLGHFLLCNLLLEDLKNSSDSFAPRLIILGTVTANPKELGGKIPIPAPPDLGALQGFEAGFTDPIAMIDGKKFKPGKAYKDSKLCNVLTMRELHRRYHESTGIIFSCVYPGCVATTGLFRHHYPLFQKLFPLFQKNITGGFVSEELAGERVAAVVAQPQYNQSGVYWSWGNRQQKDRQSFVQEVSNEASDDLKSKRLWELSAKLVALA
- a CDS encoding response regulator transcription factor; protein product: MSQQSSAKILVIEDDASTRNIFMDCLNCEGYYTMGAEDGLEGITQAQKHLPDLVICDVAMPKLDGYGVLTTLRQNPLTAITSFIFLTASVSKAELRKGMELGADDYLTKPTTIGELLKAIATRLEKRACLRSWYANTSAQKPVTEKVNPSIFPSAPELQEVFKFIEANYHQPITLCDVAQAVGYSPAYLTNRVGSQTGQTVNRWIVERRMVAARSLLQNTDQSVEQVANALGYQNTCHFSRQFRQHHGAPPQAWRKVQQKPSVPVLSMV